Proteins from a genomic interval of Pithys albifrons albifrons isolate INPA30051 chromosome 15, PitAlb_v1, whole genome shotgun sequence:
- the NHP2 gene encoding H/ACA ribonucleoprotein complex subunit 2 encodes MARDKPEAAAEAEATPERSYQEQLNFLNPIAQPLASRKLTRKLYKCIRKAAKHKQIRRGVKEVQKFINKGEKGIAVLAGDTLPIDVYCHIPIMCEDRNLPYAYVPSKSDLGAAAGSKRPTCVIMIKPHEEYQEAYDECLEEVSALPLPL; translated from the exons ATGGCGCGGGACAAGCCCGAGGCGGCCGCCGAGGCCGAGGCGACTCCCGAGCGCTCGTACCAGGAGCAGCTCAACTTTCTGAACCCCATCGCGCAGCCGCTCGCGTCCCGCAAGCTCACGCGGAAGCTTTACAAGTGCATTAGGAAAG CGGCCAAGCACAAGCAGATCCGCCGCGGTGTAAAGGAAGTGCAGAAGTTCATCAACAAGGGCGAGAAGGG GATCGCCGTGCTCGCTGGTGACACGCTGCCCATCGATGTGTACTGCCACATCCCCATCATGTGCGAGGACAGGAACCTCCCCTATGCATACGTCCCTTCCAAATCG gacctgggagctgcagccGGCTCAAAGCGCCCAACCTGCGTCATCATGATCAAGCCTCACGAGGAGTACCAGGAGGCCTACGACGAGTGTCTGGAGGAGGTGTCTGCCCTTCCTCTGCCACTGTGA
- the LOC139679162 gene encoding bromodomain-containing protein 8-like, producing the protein MRTSRNAEEVAVEKVEESSQETDCELGLSEPLWEDDSEDYQEAEKPYESNSLFQFLEVTQMLESLCISSAESSQTQWNYCGSGKQNDGEDVRCQGKTTETAVLGAEGSQLRILAEDEKEHFLGREDKTPETPGEQALGELHAQEMNAQARDQDNSDSTSAAPVLDSTSPPNTDLVQPNWNNALQYLPLKRTLLTIWRTIASHRYSSPFLKPVSEQQAPGYRDVVKRPMDLTSIKRRLSNGQIQSTIQFQCDLMLMFQNAVMYNSSDHHVFHIAVEMQREVLEQLQLLAEAFLCCRDMLESGRR; encoded by the exons ATGAGGACCTCAAGAAATGCTGAAGAGGTGGCCGTGGAGAAGGTAGAGGAGAGCAGCCAAGAGACAGATTGTGAGCTGGGTTTGAGTGAGCCTCTCTGGGAGGATGATAGTGAAGATTACCAAGAGGCAGAGAAGCCATATGAAAGCAACAGTCTTTTCCAGTTCTTGGAG GTAACCCAGATGCTGGAATCTCTCTGCATTAGCAGCGCAGAGTCATCACAGACTCAATGGAATTACTGTGGCTCAGGGAAGCAGAATGATGGGGAAGATGTGAGATGCCAGGGAAAGACCACAGAAACAGCAGTcttgggagcagagggaagtcAACTACGCATCCTAGCAGAAGATGAGAAAGAACACTTCTTGGGAAGAGAG GACAAGACTCCAGAGACACCTGGAGAACAAGCTTTAGGTGAGCTGCATGCACAGGAGATGAATGCTCAGGCCCGGGATCAAGATAACAGTGACAGCacctctgcagccccagtgctggaCTCCACAAGTCCTCCCAATACAGACCT GGTGCAGCCAAACTGGAATAATGCCCTCCAATATTTGCCCCTCAAGAGAACTCTCCTGACCATCTGGAGGACGATAGCCAGTCACAG ATACAGCAGTCCGTTCCTGAAACCAGTATCAGAGCAACAAGCCCCTGGATACAGGGATGTGGTAAAGAG ACCCATGGATTTAACCAGCATAAAGAGAAGGCTGTCAAACGGACAGATTCAGTCCACGATCCAGTTCCAGTGTGACCTCATGCTCATGTTCCAAAACGCAGTGATGTACAACAGCTCCGACCACCATGTGTTCCACATTGCTGTGGAGATGCAGCGAGAGGttttggagcagctgcagcttttgGCTGAAGCCTTTCTCTGCTGCAGGGATATGCTGGAGTCAGGGAGAAGGTAA